One segment of Vulpes lagopus strain Blue_001 chromosome 8, ASM1834538v1, whole genome shotgun sequence DNA contains the following:
- the PCDHAC1 gene encoding LOW QUALITY PROTEIN: protocadherin alpha-C1 (The sequence of the model RefSeq protein was modified relative to this genomic sequence to represent the inferred CDS: inserted 3 bases in 3 codons; deleted 4 bases in 3 codons; substituted 3 bases at 3 genomic stop codons), producing MVGWRVAVLCLWVSCGPDARRLEYSALEETERGVAVGNVSADLKLSAAALTERNFRFLSNHREPYFGVDLASGSLVVLEPADCEGCAAVRLCGTKAACVLTYELVPEDPLELHTMRVHVVDNDKSPLFPTGDVQLHIPEFLMPGACFTLPNAQDADEGSNGVLSYSLSPSLRFHLVMGSRVDGSEYPELVLEKALDREQRATHQLVLTAKDGGQPARSGDAQXTIIVVETNDNAPVFKRTVYRATVPQTAPPGLCYYKFRPQTDEGSKGEIRYSLSSSTQARLWHHFHVHPRNGEVRVAASLGSPETLLEAYIEARDKGTFALASTNCWWKXHVNDHAPEVNLLSLSSSVSEDAXPSTAITLCSLRGEDLGPNDKVICSMSSGGPFKLKASFDNYYSLLTEGPLDRKQVSEYQVLITASDSGSPPLSTRRTLTVFVANVNDNXSFAQPQQELFVAENNGPEASLGXLFAQDPDLEKNGLVFYELLDVISERQTASSLMAVEPSSGVITARTPFDFEQLKGFHFQVEAQDGGILPRSTTVTVKLFVVDRNDNAPVLLFPLPRNGSVPVEIVPCSARTGHLVTKVVAEDADRGSNAWLLPYFSYHISQASDSSLFRVSSSMGELHTARLILPTDGMKQRVVVVVRDRGDPPLSSSITLGILLSNCAPQVLPDFEDTWETEGHLSTQNLYLVIALACISFLFLGCLLFFVCIKVNXSPVCCSQSCCHSPEGLRYGRKMASNPPCMTSVTIDVTTVERLTQTYLYQASLGLGSDNNSLLLVGEYSAADLRNLAAGVGLNLPVSCIHIRNRKEDTINVNARLSTFWGI from the exons ATGGTGGGCTGGAGGGTGGCGGTTCTCTGTCTGTGGGTGTCCTGCGGTCCTGACGCCAGACGGCTGGAATACTCAGCGTTGGAGGAGACTGAGCGGGGCGTAGCCGTGGGCAATGTTTCCGCGGACTTGAAGCTGTCAGCGGCCGCTCTGACCGAGAGGAACTTTCGCTTCCTTTCCAACCACCGCGAGCCCTACTTCGGGGTGGATCTGGCCAGCGGTAGCTTGGTAGTCCTAGAGCCCGCGGACTGCGAA GGCTGTGCGGCTGTGCGGCTGTGCGGGACCAAAGCTGCCTGCGTCTTGACCTATGAGCTGGTGCCCGAGGACCCACTGGAGCTACACACGATGCGAGTTCACGTCGTGGACAATGACAAGTCGCCTCTTTTCCCTACCGGCGACGTGCAGCTGCACATCCCCGAGTTCCTAATGCCCGGAGCCTGCTTTACCCTCCCTAATGCCCAAGATGCTGACGAGGGAAGCAACGGGGTCCTAAGCTATAGTCTGAGCCCCAGCCTGCGCTTTCACCTGGTGATGGGATCGCGGGTCGACGGCAGTGAATACCCGGAGTTGGTATTAGAGAAAGCGCTGGATCGGGAGCAGCGCGCCACCCACCAGCTGGTGCTCACCGCTAAGGACGGTGGGCAGCCCGCGCGCTCCGGAGACGCAC TTACCATCATAGTGGTGGAAACAAACGACAATGCGCCGGTATTTAAGCGCACAGTATACCGAGCCACGGTACCACAGACTGCACCCCCGGGACTGTGTTATTACAAGTTCAGGCCTCAGACCGATGAAGGCTCCAAAGGAGAAATCCGGTACTCCTTAAGCAGTAGCACGCAAGCAAGGCTGTGGCACCACTTTCATGTGCACCCTAGAAACGGGGAGGTGCGGGTAGCTGCTTCGCTAGGTTCACCTGAAACCTTGTTGGAGGCATACATTGAGGCGAGGGATAAAGGCACCTTCGCTTTAGCTAGTACAAACTGTTGGTGGAAGTGACATGTGAATGATCATGCCCCTGAGGTCAATCTCCTGAGTCTCTCCAGTTCAGTTTCCGAGGATG GTCCCAGCACAGCGATCACTCTTTGCAGTCTAAGGGGTGAGGATCTTGGTCCCAATGATAAGGTCATTTGTAGCATGTCCAGTGGAGGCCCTTTTAAGCTGAAGGCTTCCTTTGATAACTACTACAGCTTGCTGACTGAGGGGCCCCTGGACCGGAAGCAGGTCAGCGAATACCAGGTCCTGATCACTGCGTCAGATAGTGGCTCACCCCCATTGAGCACCCGCAGGACACTAACTGTGTTTGTTGCTAATGTGAATGACA TGAGCTTTGCTCAACCACAACAGGAACTTTTTGTGGCTGAAAACAATGGTCCTGAGGCCTCTCTAGGCTGACTGTTTGCCCAAGATCCTGACCTGGAGAAGAATGGCCTTGTCTTCTATGAGCTGTTGGATGTTATCTCTGAAAGGCAGACAGCCTCTAGCTTGATGGCAGTAGAACCATCCAGCGGGGTTATCACTGCCAGAACTCCCTTTGACTTTGAGCAGCTCAAGGGGTTTCACTTCCAAGTGGAAGCCCAGGATGGTGGCATTCTTCCCAGAAGTACAACAGTGACTGTGAAGTTGTTTGTGGTAGATAGGAATGACAATGCTCCAGtcctcttgtttcccttgcccagAAATGGCTCTGTTCCTGTGGAAATTGTGCCCTGCTCTGCCAGAACTGGACACTTGGTCACAAAAGTGGTAGCAGAGGATGCAGACAGAGGTTCTAATGCTTGGCTT CTACCATATTTCTCATACCATATTTCTCAGGCTTCTGACTCTAGCCTTTTCAGAGTTTCCTCTAGTATGGGAGAGCTCCATACCGCCCGCTTAATTCTTCCCACTGATGGAATGAAACAGAGAGTGGTGGTAGTAGTTAGGGACCGTGGAGACCCACCACTTTCCTCTTCCATCACATTGGGTATACTATTGAGCAACTGTGCGCCTCAGGTCCTTCCAGACTTTGAAGATACCTGGGAAACAGAAGGCCACCTTTCTACCCAGAACCTGTATTTAGTAATTGCCCTGgcctgtatttcctttttatttctggggtgcttgcttttctttgtgtgtatcAAGGTCAATTAGAGCCCAGTTTGTTGTTCTCAAAGCTGCTGTCACTCTCCAGAGGGACTGAGGTATGGGAGGAAGATGGCTTCGAATCCTCCTTGTATGACATCAGTGACAATAGATGTCACTACGGTTGAGAGACTCACTCAGACCTATCTCTATCAGGCATCTCTAGGACTTGGTTCTGATAATAACAGTTTGCTATTG GTGGGGGAATACAGTGCTGCTGACCTGAGAAATCTGGCTGCTGGGGTAGGACTGAATTTGCCAGTATCCTGCATTCACATTCGGAATAGGAAAGAGGATACCATAAATGTCAATGCCAGGTTAAGCACATTTTGGGGGATTTGA